A stretch of Chitinispirillales bacterium ANBcel5 DNA encodes these proteins:
- a CDS encoding CapA family protein produces MGKDKTITLFLAGDVMCGRGIDQIMPSPVNPHLYEPWIKDAREYVTLAENVNGDIPRNVEYSYIWGDALAVFEKMQPDALIVNLETSITQSETPWPYKGINYRMHPDNGKFLQAAHINCCTLANNHVVDWDYAGLRDTTDVLNRAGIAHCGAGKSVDEALAPAIIETKTARVLVFAFGFESSGVPSQWAASKDKSGVAFYPDMSQKTVADLKNRILSQKKPGDIVVASVHWGENWDYTITKKEREFAHSLTTEAGVDVFFGHSSHHVKAIEIYEGKPILYGCGDFINDYEGIKGYREYRGDLELMYFLTLNSSSGTLQKAELVPVTMKRFRVMRLFGDDILAVKEIVDRESEKFGVFVENQGGVLVVKKKRG; encoded by the coding sequence ATGGGTAAGGATAAAACGATAACGCTTTTTCTGGCTGGCGATGTGATGTGCGGGAGGGGAATAGACCAGATTATGCCTTCACCTGTTAACCCTCACTTATATGAACCTTGGATAAAGGATGCACGCGAATATGTCACCCTGGCAGAAAATGTAAACGGGGATATACCAAGAAATGTTGAGTACTCCTATATTTGGGGTGATGCATTGGCGGTGTTTGAAAAGATGCAACCAGATGCACTGATCGTTAATCTGGAAACGAGTATTACTCAAAGCGAAACCCCCTGGCCCTATAAAGGGATAAACTACAGAATGCATCCCGATAATGGTAAATTTCTTCAGGCTGCACATATTAATTGCTGCACACTTGCAAACAATCATGTTGTTGACTGGGATTATGCGGGGCTAAGAGATACTACCGATGTTTTAAACAGGGCAGGAATTGCTCATTGCGGAGCAGGAAAGAGTGTGGATGAAGCACTGGCACCTGCAATTATAGAAACCAAAACAGCACGTGTGCTTGTGTTTGCGTTTGGCTTTGAATCAAGCGGCGTTCCCTCTCAGTGGGCTGCATCAAAGGATAAATCGGGAGTGGCTTTTTATCCCGATATGTCACAAAAGACTGTAGCAGATCTAAAGAACCGTATTCTGTCCCAAAAGAAGCCGGGTGATATAGTGGTGGCTTCTGTACACTGGGGGGAAAATTGGGATTATACAATAACTAAGAAGGAAAGGGAGTTTGCTCACTCATTAACAACCGAAGCCGGGGTGGATGTTTTTTTTGGTCATTCATCTCATCATGTGAAAGCCATAGAAATTTATGAGGGAAAACCAATACTTTATGGATGCGGAGACTTTATTAATGATTATGAAGGCATAAAGGGGTATAGGGAATACAGGGGTGATTTGGAGCTGATGTATTTTCTTACTCTGAATAGTTCTTCCGGAACTCTCCAAAAAGCAGAGCTGGTCCCTGTAACGATGAAGAGATTTAGGGTGATGCGTTTGTTTGGGGACGATATTTTGGCTGTTAAAGAGATTGTGGATAGAGAAAGCGAAAAATTTGGGGTATTTGTTGAGAATCAGGGGGGAGTTTTGGTTGTAAAAAAGAAGCGTGGGTAG
- a CDS encoding ABC transporter permease, whose translation MNVTESLRLSVNTIKSHKLRAFLTTLGVMIGVMTVIGMLALIDGLNTLVASQLAALGTNTLHVERFPWTLTSRELIEYRRRPNVTMEDAEVIQQEVELAQLSAPSLSSTQTVRFEGIEVMGMQLVGTTPEYQFILEIDVAGGRQMLDVDVTQSRDVAMIGATVAEELFGARDPIGLYIRVGQVRFNVIAVLEERGTLFGADQDNMTIIPITSFTRHISGPVMARGGPSVSVLVQPPSPELMDETAEQIRSVLRRERGLRYDQEDNFSINTAEQLMETYQTLTTGVFGLMIGVTALSLVVGGIGIMNIMYVSVSERIREIGIRKAVGAKARDIRMQFLFEAVTLSCVGGAVGMLLGFIIAWGVSAIIDFPTAVSWWSIMLGFGFSVGVGVFFGWYPAKRAAGMDPIEALRYE comes from the coding sequence ATGAATGTTACGGAGTCGCTTAGATTATCTGTAAATACTATCAAATCACATAAACTAAGAGCTTTTCTGACCACTCTGGGGGTGATGATCGGGGTGATGACTGTAATTGGGATGCTTGCTCTTATTGATGGGCTTAATACTTTGGTTGCATCTCAACTTGCAGCCCTTGGCACCAATACGCTTCATGTGGAGCGTTTCCCCTGGACTCTGACAAGCAGAGAACTGATAGAATACAGAAGACGGCCCAATGTGACTATGGAGGATGCTGAAGTAATTCAACAGGAAGTTGAGCTTGCACAGCTGAGTGCGCCATCACTTAGTTCCACTCAAACGGTTCGCTTTGAGGGAATTGAGGTGATGGGGATGCAGCTTGTGGGCACAACACCTGAGTATCAGTTTATCCTTGAAATAGATGTTGCAGGGGGTAGACAGATGCTTGATGTTGATGTAACCCAGTCAAGGGACGTTGCGATGATCGGGGCGACTGTGGCTGAAGAGCTTTTTGGTGCGCGCGATCCCATTGGATTATACATAAGAGTAGGGCAGGTGCGTTTCAATGTTATCGCAGTGCTTGAGGAGAGAGGAACGTTGTTTGGTGCTGATCAGGATAACATGACTATCATACCTATAACATCCTTTACAAGGCATATCTCAGGGCCGGTTATGGCTCGCGGGGGACCTTCGGTGAGTGTGCTGGTACAGCCGCCCTCACCAGAACTAATGGATGAGACCGCTGAGCAGATACGATCGGTTTTGAGAAGAGAGAGAGGGTTGAGGTATGATCAGGAGGATAACTTTTCCATAAATACAGCCGAACAGCTAATGGAAACGTATCAAACACTTACAACGGGCGTTTTTGGATTGATGATTGGGGTAACCGCTCTGTCGCTTGTGGTTGGTGGGATAGGAATCATGAATATAATGTACGTATCGGTTTCAGAGCGAATACGTGAGATTGGTATACGCAAAGCTGTAGGGGCTAAGGCCAGGGATATACGCATGCAGTTTCTGTTTGAAGCGGTGACGTTGTCCTGTGTTGGTGGTGCGGTGGGAATGTTGCTTGGATTTATAATTGCCTGGGGGGTTTCAGCTATAATTGATTTTCCTACGGCTGTATCCTGGTGGTCAATTATGCTGGGATTTGGTTTTTCGGTGGGGGTAGGGGTTTTCTTTGGGTGGTATCCCGCAAAGAGAGCTGCCGGGATGGATCCCATAGAGGCTTTACGGTACGAATAG
- a CDS encoding ABC transporter ATP-binding protein — MLIELKNVSKSYLMGTTVVAAAKSIDLSIAKNEYISIMGPSGSGKSTLMNILGFLDRPDSGDYLFEGESVLGMNDDQWAELRNRAIGFVFQTFNLLPNETAINNVELPMLYAGVSIKSRKEIARQTLLRVGLSHRLMHRPSEMSGGERQRVAIARALVNDPSVILADEPTGNLDSSTGAEIMTIFKELFKAGKTIILVTHDLDVGLHANRLVRIRDGAIEGDEEVKR, encoded by the coding sequence ATGCTTATCGAGCTTAAAAATGTTAGCAAATCCTACCTCATGGGTACAACTGTCGTTGCTGCTGCAAAGAGTATCGATCTCTCGATTGCCAAAAATGAATATATCTCAATAATGGGGCCCTCTGGATCGGGAAAATCGACACTGATGAACATTTTAGGTTTTTTGGACCGGCCGGACAGCGGTGATTATCTGTTTGAAGGGGAATCGGTGCTTGGAATGAATGATGATCAGTGGGCAGAGCTGCGCAATCGTGCAATAGGATTTGTGTTTCAGACATTTAATCTGCTTCCCAATGAGACTGCAATCAATAATGTCGAACTCCCTATGCTTTACGCTGGTGTTTCGATCAAAAGTAGAAAAGAGATTGCCCGGCAAACTCTTCTCAGGGTAGGGCTTTCACATCGATTAATGCACCGGCCTTCTGAAATGTCAGGGGGAGAGCGGCAGAGAGTTGCGATAGCAAGAGCTCTTGTAAATGACCCTTCGGTTATTCTGGCAGATGAACCGACAGGAAATCTTGACAGCAGTACCGGGGCGGAGATCATGACAATCTTTAAAGAATTGTTCAAAGCCGGAAAAACCATAATTTTAGTTACACACGATCTGGATGTGGGGTTGCATGCAAATCGCCTTGTGCGTATCAGAGATGGTGCTATTGAAGGCGATGAAGAGGTGAAACGATGA
- a CDS encoding efflux RND transporter periplasmic adaptor subunit: protein MSRRRKIVLIVAIIFFLLIVVVIVSATRERPVEVELAEVIRGDLVSLVAASGVVRPSVEVNISSNVAGRIEELPVGEGEVVSEGDLLLQLDQQEFEAAVRSARATLDLTQAALSQSRAQYNRARELFEAELIPRQEYEASLTQFRMDQARVNEAQAALDLSLRQLEETVITSPIDGTIIRLNVEEGELAVVGDVAAAVLMVVADFSQVLVIGEVDEAQVADIEVGQNVNVEIEAMPDVLYGGEVTEVALAPVVEREELAAADVISINYEVTVAVLDTVPGIRSGMTAYIDIITGFREDVVMVPIQSVVIRPVEQLSPLSVLQPPPEVGETEAVFIYMGGVAELFAVQTGLVGTDYMKIIEGVEPAQAVIAGPFTALRVLLSGQAVQPVAQP from the coding sequence ATGAGCAGAAGAAGAAAGATAGTTCTAATCGTTGCGATCATTTTTTTTCTGTTGATTGTAGTAGTTATCGTCTCTGCTACCAGAGAAAGGCCTGTAGAGGTTGAGCTTGCTGAGGTGATCAGGGGGGATTTGGTATCATTGGTTGCGGCAAGTGGTGTGGTGAGACCATCAGTTGAAGTAAATATCTCCTCTAATGTGGCGGGGCGAATTGAGGAGTTGCCGGTTGGTGAGGGTGAAGTGGTCAGTGAGGGAGATCTTCTTTTGCAGCTTGATCAGCAGGAGTTTGAGGCTGCGGTAAGAAGTGCCAGAGCTACCCTTGATCTTACACAGGCCGCTCTTTCTCAGAGCAGGGCTCAGTATAACAGGGCTCGTGAGTTGTTTGAGGCAGAGCTTATTCCAAGACAGGAGTATGAAGCTTCACTTACTCAGTTTCGGATGGATCAGGCAAGGGTTAATGAAGCACAGGCGGCACTGGATTTAAGTTTACGGCAGCTTGAGGAGACCGTTATAACCTCTCCGATAGATGGCACTATCATAAGGCTCAACGTGGAGGAGGGGGAGTTGGCGGTAGTGGGTGATGTGGCGGCGGCAGTATTAATGGTTGTGGCGGATTTTTCACAGGTGCTGGTTATCGGTGAGGTGGATGAGGCTCAGGTTGCCGATATTGAGGTTGGGCAGAACGTAAACGTAGAGATTGAGGCAATGCCCGACGTTCTTTATGGCGGGGAAGTTACTGAAGTTGCTCTGGCACCCGTTGTCGAAAGGGAGGAGCTGGCTGCCGCTGATGTGATATCAATTAACTATGAAGTAACCGTGGCCGTGCTTGATACGGTGCCCGGGATAAGGTCCGGAATGACCGCCTACATAGACATAATCACCGGTTTTAGGGAAGATGTGGTTATGGTACCCATTCAATCGGTGGTGATAAGGCCTGTTGAGCAGCTCTCTCCCTTATCTGTGCTGCAACCTCCTCCCGAAGTTGGCGAAACTGAAGCGGTGTTTATATATATGGGGGGAGTTGCTGAGCTTTTCGCTGTGCAAACCGGGCTGGTGGGTACCGATTACATGAAAATTATTGAGGGAGTTGAGCCGGCTCAGGCGGTGATAGCTGGTCCCTTCACTGCTTTGAGGGTGCTTCTGAGCGGGCAGGCAGTGCAGCCGGTAGCACAGCCTTAA
- a CDS encoding TolC family protein, whose translation MIKQMFVAWVCFLTLPLWAASNGATELTLEEAVSLAVEQSPLSQRIEAEREVSRSAFFTILSTVLPQINLFTGFTRTGPHTDMIIDIPDEPPIPTEEFSIDQYQVGFNLNQVLFDGPALLQITRLGAVEDIADLSFRASNAELAMNVKQIYFNLIVVNNNVLVAEAAVEQSEEQLEIAQELLRLGVITRPDLLRVQVALTQQRVELIDARRALENGLRNLGNLLSIREPVAIDTVLAFPDTLAPLPSLDSLINLALERNPSYRISNIALENQRSAELSARLQRLPTLTGSFTYGYAAPFLFSNLDEWAENDFYNFGIQMNIPIFEGTRWRGQLQESTAQRRIAENDLEIVRINLIEQMQAAHSDLEATHETLLLIPSLLQAAQEEFRLTQEQFRLGVISSFELLQSQVALREAQLQSVAIITNYYLAEAQIQMILGDW comes from the coding sequence ATGATTAAACAAATGTTTGTGGCGTGGGTGTGCTTTTTGACACTGCCGCTTTGGGCGGCTTCAAACGGAGCTACTGAGCTTACGCTTGAGGAGGCAGTCTCCCTGGCTGTTGAACAGAGTCCCTTATCACAGAGAATAGAAGCAGAAAGGGAGGTTTCAAGGAGCGCCTTTTTTACCATCCTGAGTACCGTTTTGCCCCAGATAAACCTTTTCACCGGCTTTACCAGAACCGGTCCCCATACCGATATGATTATAGATATCCCCGATGAACCTCCCATACCAACCGAGGAGTTTTCGATAGATCAGTATCAGGTAGGTTTTAATCTCAATCAGGTGTTGTTTGATGGGCCGGCTCTGCTTCAGATAACACGCCTGGGAGCGGTAGAGGATATCGCGGATCTGTCGTTTAGGGCTTCAAATGCAGAATTGGCAATGAACGTTAAGCAGATCTATTTCAATCTTATTGTAGTAAATAACAATGTGCTGGTGGCTGAGGCGGCGGTGGAGCAGAGTGAGGAACAACTGGAGATTGCCCAGGAGTTACTGCGTTTGGGGGTTATAACAAGGCCCGACCTGCTTAGAGTGCAGGTGGCACTAACGCAACAGAGAGTGGAGCTTATAGATGCTCGCAGAGCATTGGAAAATGGTTTGAGAAACCTGGGTAATTTGCTTAGTATCCGCGAGCCGGTAGCTATCGATACTGTGCTCGCTTTTCCCGATACCCTTGCCCCTCTTCCATCACTGGATTCCCTTATTAATCTCGCTCTTGAACGGAACCCCTCTTACCGGATTTCAAACATTGCGCTGGAGAATCAGAGGTCAGCAGAATTGTCTGCCAGGCTCCAAAGGCTACCTACTTTGACCGGTAGTTTTACCTACGGTTATGCTGCTCCGTTTCTGTTTAGTAATCTCGATGAGTGGGCAGAGAACGATTTCTACAACTTCGGAATACAGATGAATATACCAATCTTTGAAGGCACAAGGTGGAGAGGACAACTTCAGGAATCCACCGCTCAAAGGAGAATAGCAGAAAACGACCTTGAGATTGTAAGGATCAATCTTATAGAACAGATGCAGGCTGCACACTCAGATCTTGAGGCGACCCATGAGACACTGCTTTTAATTCCCTCTTTGCTTCAGGCTGCCCAGGAGGAGTTTAGGCTTACACAGGAGCAGTTCAGGCTTGGGGTGATATCAAGCTTTGAACTTTTGCAGAGTCAGGTTGCACTTAGGGAGGCACAGTTGCAGTCAGTGGCAATAATCACCAATTACTACCTGGCAGAGGCTCAAATCCAAATGATTCTTGGGGATTGGTAG
- a CDS encoding prolyl oligopeptidase family serine peptidase — protein sequence MNYKRCWIWLLSLVFLVFAVGFRGQRDVVVYIERDDFKSFSRIANSSIMNYSKRAAWNKVVPQVEEITIQSTADGSDQPALFYNSGSTEKKPLLLVLHSWSADYLQHFSIPYGVWAVENDWVFIHPDYRGPYVNPQATASELAIQDILDALEYAKQNANIDESRVYITGFSGGAMTTLIMVGRYPSLWTAAAAWVPVYDLPQWYETTRNATHNYASKIENSCGGPPLRGTEAYRECKRRSASTYLSNARGEPLKVYIATGIGDVFVPPGHSLQAFNDLARPQDRFGSKEIEYVNEHLQLPQHLRKDLFSEIFDDAGYTLLYQRSSSNVVLQIYDGNHDVIYNAGLSWLSRQRRKY from the coding sequence GGATGTAGTTGTCTATATTGAAAGGGACGATTTTAAGTCTTTCAGCCGTATAGCAAACTCTTCAATTATGAATTATTCTAAACGCGCAGCCTGGAATAAAGTGGTTCCGCAGGTAGAGGAGATTACAATACAGTCAACAGCGGACGGCAGCGATCAACCGGCGCTGTTTTATAACTCTGGTTCAACGGAGAAAAAACCGCTTCTGTTGGTTTTGCACAGCTGGAGTGCTGATTATCTGCAGCATTTTAGTATTCCTTATGGCGTTTGGGCAGTTGAAAACGACTGGGTGTTTATTCATCCGGATTACCGTGGACCCTATGTAAATCCTCAGGCGACGGCATCCGAGTTAGCTATTCAGGATATTTTGGATGCTCTTGAGTATGCAAAGCAAAATGCAAACATCGATGAGTCGAGGGTATATATTACTGGTTTTTCGGGTGGTGCTATGACCACCCTTATTATGGTTGGACGGTATCCTTCACTATGGACTGCAGCGGCGGCATGGGTGCCGGTGTATGATTTGCCCCAATGGTACGAAACCACCAGAAACGCTACTCACAATTATGCCTCTAAAATAGAAAACTCATGTGGAGGACCGCCTCTCAGGGGAACTGAAGCATACAGGGAATGTAAACGAAGGAGTGCCAGCACTTATCTAAGTAATGCCAGGGGGGAGCCTCTTAAGGTGTATATCGCTACAGGTATTGGGGATGTTTTCGTGCCGCCCGGGCATTCTCTGCAGGCATTTAATGACTTGGCCCGGCCACAAGATCGGTTCGGTTCCAAAGAGATAGAATATGTAAACGAACATCTTCAATTACCCCAACACCTACGTAAAGACCTTTTTTCCGAAATTTTTGATGATGCTGGATATACTCTTCTTTATCAAAGATCTTCAAGTAATGTAGTACTTCAGATCTATGATGGAAATCATGATGTGATATATAACGCAGGGTTATCATGGCTTAGTCGACAGAGAAGAAAGTATTAG